The genomic region GTCGGTGTAGTCCTGGTACGTCTCCCAGGAGGACGGCCCGGCGGCAACGGAGAGCAGACCGCTCACCGGTGACGGCCCGAAACGTTCGCGTGCCCGCGCGAGCAGCGGCTCGGCACCCTGGGTCCGCACCAGGTCCGCGAACTCCCGCCGGGCCGCGTCCGCGTCACCGGTGTGCCGGGCGAGGCAGGCCCGGTAGTAGGTGAGGTCGATCTCCGCCTCGACCAGCGGCACGATGTCCTCGGCGAAGTTCAGCCGCCCGCCCGGTCTACCCTCGCGCAGTTCCCGGACGCGCGTGGGCGTCAGGACGAGCGGCTCGCACTTGATCCGCCCGGGGTTGAGGACGGGCCGGCTGCGATAGGGCAGGCCGTTGCGGGAGGCCAGGACGATCCGCGGTTCCCGGCCGCTGGGCAGGTACCGTGTCTCGCCGTTCTCGCCGGTCACATGCCGCCCCCCGCGCCCGAGGGTGAGGCTCGCGATCACGTCCATGGCGGTCAGGCCCATGCCGAGCACCACGACGCGTTCCCCGGGGCGCACCGCCTCGACCGCGTCGGGCAGCGGGTAGGGGCACGTGATGGTCGCCGGGTCGGTCTCCTGACGCTGCGGCTGGTGCAGGGTGTGGTGCCCGACCGTGAGGAACGCCGCGTCCACGACGACGGAGGTCCCGTCGTCCAGAAGCACCTGCTCACGGTCGCCCAGCTGCACCAGGCCGGTGGCCGACGCCTGGTGCCGTACGACGCGGAGCCGTTCGGGAGCGGCGCCGACGATCCGTTCGGCGGCCCAGGCCAGATAGTCGCTCAGCAGCCTGCGCGGCAGGAAGTCGTTGGGCCGGACGGCACGGCCCACGCCGGGGCGGACGGTGTAGCCGTCGTCCTGGACGCGCAGGTCGCGTTCGAGGCACCAGTCGTACAGGCTGGGCCCCGGGATGCCTGCCGGGCCCGTCACCATGGCGGCGTCGGCGAACGCCGTCAGCTGCGAGCAGACGGTGTTCAGCAGCAGGTAGTCCGGCTGGTCGGCCCGGTGGAAGCCGGGGCCCGGTGGCCGCGGGTCCACCAGGTGCACGGTGAGGTCGAAGGGCTCCGCCAGGCACATGCTGACGAGCCGTTCCAGGACGCCCAGCCCGCGCGATCCCATGCCGACGACAGCGATGCTCGGGCCGGGGCGGCGGCTCTCTGTGGAGGCGGACATCTGGTTCACCACCGGCTGGTCTCGCCGAAGAAACCGGGGATTGCCGTGGTCTGCCCCGCTGCCCGCGCCTTGTCGAGCGCATAGGCCCCGACGGCGAGGTCGAGCACGCCGAGCCCGAAGGGTGAGAAGATCACCGGCTTGCTCCCGTCCACGGTGACGTCGCCGTTCAGGACGTCGGCCAGGGTGCCGTCGACGAAGTCCCGGTTGCCCACGAGCTGTTCCGCCAGGTGCGGCGAGGTGTTGGCCTTCAGGCAGTGGTCCACGTCGTCGAGGATGTTGTGCGCGCCCAGGACCACCTCGGGGGCCAGATCGCGCAGCGAGACGTTCAGCACCAGTTGGCCCGGGCGGAAGGACCGGGTGACGTACGGTTCCAGGGCCGTGGTCGCGAACACCACGACGTCCGCGTCCAGGGCCTCGTCCAGGTCCGGTGTGAACCGGGCGGTCCGGCCCCGCTCGTTCAGGTGCTCGGCCAGCAACTTGCCCGAGGGCTCGTGGATGTCGTGCACCAGGTAGGTGTCCGGCCGGCAGCCGACGACGTGGAGGTACTCGCAGATGTTGCGGGCGATGACCCCACCGCCCACGACCGCGACCCGGCCGCCGGCGAGCCCCTCGGGGCGCAGGGCCCGGGCCGCCACGGCGGCGGATGCGGCGGTGCGCGCGGAGCTGATGTTGGCGGCTTCCAGACAGGCGATGGGATAGCCGGTCTCGTAGTCGTTGAGGATCAGGACGGCGGAGGCCCTGGGCCGGCCGGCGGCCACGTTCTTGGGGAAGCTGGCTATCCACTTGATGCCGGCGAGCTGCACATCGGCCCGCAGCAGCGCGGGGAGCGCGATGATGCGCGAGTCCGGCTTCTCGGGGAAGCGCAGGAAGTAGCTGTCCGGGTTGATGGTCTCGCCGGCCTGGTGGTCCCGGTAAGTGCGCTCGACGATGTCCACGACCTCGTCGCGGTGCTGGTCCAACTGCTGTCGCACTGCCTCACCGGCGACGACTTCGAATGTGAACACGGTTCTCCTTAAGGGACGTTCGGGGTTCTGTCGCTGCGGCTTCTCATCTCCGCACCAGCAGGCCGCGGCTGCGCAGCACCCACCGCTCCAGGGGGCTGAAGATGAGGAGGTCGATGGCGATGCCGACGATGAGGATGAGGAGGATGGCTTCGAAGACCATGGCCATGTCGCTGGCGTTGCGGCCGTTTTCGAGGAGTTGTCCGAGGCCGACGCCGAGGTCGGGGAAGGAGGCGATGATCTCGGCGGCCATCAGGGAGCGCCAGGAGAAGGCCCAGCCCTGTTTGAGGCCGGCGACGTAGCCGGGCAGGGCGGCGGGGAGGACGATGTGCCAGGTGCCCTTCAGGCCGGTGGCGCCGAGGGTGCGGCCCGCGCGCAGGAACAGTGGGGGTACCTGGTCGACGCCGGAGACGAGGCCGTTGGCGATGGAGGGGACGGCGCCGAGGAGGATGACGGCGTACATCATGGAGTTGTTCAGGCCGAGCCAGATGACGGCCGGGGGGACCCAGGCGACCGAGGGCAGGGACTGCAGGCCGGACAGGATGGGGCCGATGGCGGCGCGGATGAACTTCACGCGGGCCACGAGCAGGCCGAGGGGGGTGCCGATGAGCAGGGCGAAGCAGAAGCCGAGCAGGCCGCGCGAGACGCTGGTCC from Streptomyces chartreusis NRRL 3882 harbors:
- the sbnB gene encoding 2,3-diaminopropionate biosynthesis protein SbnB; translation: MFTFEVVAGEAVRQQLDQHRDEVVDIVERTYRDHQAGETINPDSYFLRFPEKPDSRIIALPALLRADVQLAGIKWIASFPKNVAAGRPRASAVLILNDYETGYPIACLEAANISSARTAASAAVAARALRPEGLAGGRVAVVGGGVIARNICEYLHVVGCRPDTYLVHDIHEPSGKLLAEHLNERGRTARFTPDLDEALDADVVVFATTALEPYVTRSFRPGQLVLNVSLRDLAPEVVLGAHNILDDVDHCLKANTSPHLAEQLVGNRDFVDGTLADVLNGDVTVDGSKPVIFSPFGLGVLDLAVGAYALDKARAAGQTTAIPGFFGETSRW
- a CDS encoding FAD/NAD(P)-binding protein, which gives rise to MSASTESRRPGPSIAVVGMGSRGLGVLERLVSMCLAEPFDLTVHLVDPRPPGPGFHRADQPDYLLLNTVCSQLTAFADAAMVTGPAGIPGPSLYDWCLERDLRVQDDGYTVRPGVGRAVRPNDFLPRRLLSDYLAWAAERIVGAAPERLRVVRHQASATGLVQLGDREQVLLDDGTSVVVDAAFLTVGHHTLHQPQRQETDPATITCPYPLPDAVEAVRPGERVVVLGMGLTAMDVIASLTLGRGGRHVTGENGETRYLPSGREPRIVLASRNGLPYRSRPVLNPGRIKCEPLVLTPTRVRELREGRPGGRLNFAEDIVPLVEAEIDLTYYRACLARHTGDADAARREFADLVRTQGAEPLLARARERFGPSPVSGLLSVAAGPSSWETYQDYTDWFVARVADDLAEARAGLGVSPVKEALEVLRDHRDVLRAVVDPPGLDDESMGDFFSDFVSLVNRTVIGPQLDRSAELLALIEAGVVRPAPGAHSLLRRSTDGAVWTLESTTLAAAHRLEADRVVLAHVQEPAADEAEGSLLGGLAKAGRLRTLRHRSASTTGLDVTREGRAVDAAGAVQERIFLLGPHTEGSSYYNHYVPSPGAPSRALRDAELALRAALSTVVPS
- a CDS encoding ABC transporter permease; this encodes MASTDTTIADKDGNDLAGLEAGLDALETVQTSRKPFRQTLTEKILPPVLAVALVLALWQALVSFKVVDDPTKLPAPSAVWDVVHTAWLQGELLDYIWTSVSRGLLGFCFALLIGTPLGLLVARVKFIRAAIGPILSGLQSLPSVAWVPPAVIWLGLNNSMMYAVILLGAVPSIANGLVSGVDQVPPLFLRAGRTLGATGLKGTWHIVLPAALPGYVAGLKQGWAFSWRSLMAAEIIASFPDLGVGLGQLLENGRNASDMAMVFEAILLILIVGIAIDLLIFSPLERWVLRSRGLLVRR